The Agrobacterium larrymoorei nucleotide sequence GCGAACTTATTTGTCAGACACGATTTCCCTTGATGAAGGAGGACGCCCGCTCGCCGATCATGATGCTGGGTGCATTCAAGTTGCCAGATGTGACGTAGGGCATGATAGATGAATCAGCGACGCGTAGACCGTCAATACCTCTAACGCGAAGCTGCGGGTCAACCACAGCCATTTCATCGGTGCCCATCTTGCAAGCTCCGCTCAAATGGTATGCACCTTGCGTGTGCTTGCGCACGAACGCGTCGAAATCAGATCTTGTTTTCAGCTGGGCGCTCGGAAGGTGCGATGCCCGAACAAACTTCGCAATGGAAGGTTGGGACATGATGTCCTGCCCGATACGCACACCGTCGATCATGCGATCTACATCGTATTGCTCGGCGAGATAGTTCGGATCGACGATAGGTGCGACTGAGGGGTCGCTTGAACGGAGCCTGATCTCACCTCTTGAATGCGGCCGGCAGGCATAGACGTTTACCGTGCAACCGTTTCCGCTCGGTGTGCTGTCCACCCCCTCCTCGACACCAGCGCCTGCAAGAAAGTGATATTGGAGGTCGGGTACCGGATCGTTCGGGTCGCCATGCCAGAAGGCGCCGCCTTCGCAAACGTTTGATGAAATCGGTCCATTGCCGAATAAGCCGTACTGTAAGGCGGCGGCGGCTTGCCAACGGAATTTCTTGTATTTGTCATAGCTCGAAGCTTCCTTGAGATCATATACAAGGAAGCAATCCGTATGATCCTGCAAGTTCTTGCCGACGCCCGCCAGGTCGTGCGCGACCGTTACGCCGACGGACTTGAGTTCATCTGCGGGGCCGATGCCGGACTGAAGAAGCAGCTTCGGAGAGCCCAGCGCGCCTGAGCACACGATGACTTCCTTATCTGCGCGTAAGGTCTTGACCGCGCCGTTTTCGATATATTCGATGCCATAAGCGCGGCCAGACTGGATCAGTATTCTGGTGATCTGCTTTCCAGTGTGAACTTTCAGGTTGCGGCGATTGCGTGCCGGATTAAGATAGGCGACCACTGCGCTGCATCGGCGGCCATCTCGCGTCGTCAACTGGTACAAGCCGGCTCCTGCCTGATTGCCGGAATTGAAATCTGGGTTGTACGGAATGCCCGCCTCCTGGCATGCCTTAACCCAGGCCTTTGAGATCGGAAGCGTCTGACGCTGGTCGGACACGGTAAGGGGCCCATTACTTCCGTGCTGATCATTCGAGAAGCGCTCATTGCCTTCTGCCTTCTTGAAGAACGGCAAGACATCCTGGTATCTCCAGCCTTCGGCGCCTGACGCTGCCCAACGATCGTAGTCTTCGGGGCAGCCACGAATATAGATCATGGCGTTGACAGAGCTGCCGCCGCCGAGGACACGAGCTTGCCCCGTATCGGTTTCCAAGTTGTTCTGGTGCTTCAGCGTCTCAAGCTTGAACCGTTGAAGAAGACTACTCTTACACGTCTTGTAATATGTAACAGGCAGATGGATCCATGGGCTCTTATCGCTTGGGCCAGCTTCGAAAAGAGCGACACTGACGGCTTCATCCTCACTCAGACGTCCGGCGATGGTGCATCCGGCAGACCCGCCGCCGACGATAATATAATCTGGCATGTTTCCCTCAGCTATCTTACGCCGATACGTAGGTTTAAAAGTTCTGGTAGTCTGGACATCATCCGTGCAATTGCGGGTGCCTTTTGATCACGTTCGTCCGCATCTTCACAAGCGAGAATACTCGATCTGATCATCCGTCCGCCAAGATAGCGGAAAGGTTCCGGCGGGAGGTTCGGCAGTGCTCGCGTACAGAATGCGGAACGCGTCCACTCGTTATCCTTTCCGAGCACAAGCGAGGCAAGGCAGCGTCCCATGATGTAGCTCGGATTGATACCGTGACCTGAAAATCCGCATGCATAATGTACATTCGTTCCCGGTTTCGTCCGCGCGAATGGCAACCGGTCGGACGAGACATCAATTGCCCCACCCCACGCCCGAGATGGCTGCATGTCAGTGACATGCGGGAAAAGATGTCTGAAACCACGCTCGACACGCTCGACGGTGTCTGTGTCCATAGAGAGGCTTTTGGCCTCCACTCGACTTCCGTACCCAATCGGCCCGGAGCCGGCGCCAAACAAAACGCGGCCATCCGCCGTCTTGCGCGAATAGTGTAGAAACATGCGGCTGTCGGATAAGCTGCAATCCGACTTCCAGCCGGAAGTGCCCACTATGTCTTCGTTGGGATCCGTAACCAAGGCATAGCTCGAAAATGCAACGACTTTGGCTGCGACGTCAGGCTGCTTCAGAAGACCTACATTCGTAGCGAGAACTACGTGATCGGCAGATATAATTCCATCTGGCGTGGTCACCTGTGGCCTTCGGCCCTCTTTTATGAGAAGTGCTGGCGTGTTTTCAAAAACTTTGACGCCTAGGGCTAGCGCGTGGGCTCTGATAGCCCTGGCCAGACGAGCCGGGTGCACCGTCGCCTCTTCGGGATAGAATATCCCGTTGCGGAACGAAGGTGACGAACAATGTTCGCTGACCTGTCGTGCAGATAAAAGCTTCGCCTTCGAACCTGATCCGAGCTCGATCATTGTCTGGGCTGTCTTCCTCAGCTTCGCTTCGTGGTCTGCGGTGGTCGCAACCTTCAGACCTCCGCCCTCAAGCCACCAAACATCAACGTCGGATGCTTTGACGAAATCTGTGATGTGCTGCTGGGCGACGCTCCCCAGCCGCGCGACCTCCAGGGCATCTTCCTTGCCTAGACTGCTTGCAAGGGACGAGAGTGACATCCAGTACCCATGCACTTTGCCGGCATTTTTGCCGCTTGCGCCGGCTCCGCAGATATTCGCTTCTATGACGATCACATTGAGGTCGGGCCGCTCAATTTTCAACTGAACCGCCGTCCACAAGCCGGTATAGCCGCCGCCGACAATTGCGACGTCGGCGTATACTTCCCCTTTCAGCACGGGAAGAGCGTTATGAGCTTTCTCATAGTGCAGCGCCTCATCAAGCCACCAGGACCTCTCATGGAGCTCGACCGCACGTTTTCCATTCATACTAGCAATTTGCGAATCCGTCATTTGCATCAGACCACTGCTGTGGCCATCATTTCCACGAGATTGCCGCCAGCCGCCAGCCTGGACTCGACTGTCGCCCGCGCTGGCTGATGATCTTTGTTGACCCATGTGTCCCAGACACTGTTCATCGCATCGAAGTCGTCGATGTTGTTCAGCCAGATATTGACGCGGATGAGCCGCTCCTTGCTCGAGCCCGCTTTTTCTAGATACTCCTCGATCTGCTTAAGGATGTCTGCGGTCTGTACCTTGACGTCAAGCTCCTTGTTGCGGGACGTCAGACCCGACAAATAGACGCCGCCGTTCACGACGACGACCTTCGAGAGACGACCGATGGGGTCAATTCTTGTTATTTCAGATGCGCTCATAACAGTTCTACCTACTTTGCAATATTCATGACAACCGACTTGACCTGCAAGTACTCGTCGAGATGGTGTGGGCCAGACTCTCGACCGTAGCCGCTCATTTTATAGCCCCCGAAAGGTACCGCGGCGTCGAGAAGGCCGTAGCAATTGACCCAAACGATGCCAGACTCGATGTTGTGGGAAACACGGTGAGCTCTAGCCGCGTTGGTCGTCCAAACTCCTGCACCCAGGCCATATTCACTGTCGTTTGCAACTTGAACCGCTTCTTCCTCAGTGTCGAAGGGTATGATCGAAGCAACCGGACCGAAGATTTCTTCCTTTGCAATCGCCATATTGTTGGTGACGTTGGCAAACACGGTTGGCTCGAAGAAGTATCCGTCATTTAGTCCGTCTGTCAGGATGCGGTTACCGCCCACCGCCGTCGTTGCGCCCTCGGCCTTGCCGATATCAGCATATTTCGCCACCCGTTCAAGCTGCTGAGCCGACACCAGGGGACCGATTTGCGTTTCAGGGTCGGTCCCGAACCCGACCTTTAGTGTCTTTGCAAATGCCGACATTCCCTTGACTACTTCATCATAGATCGAGCGCTCTACAAGCACACGCGTTCCAGCGCTGCAGATCTGACCTGAATTGACAAAGACGCCCATTGCCGCAGCCGGAATTGCTTTCGCCAAATCGGCGTCAGCAAAGATGATATCCGGAGATTTGCCGCCGAGCTCAAGGGTCACCTTCTTAAGTGTGCCGCGCGCGCGCGCGACGATTTCTTGACCTACGCCTGTGGAGCCCGTGAAGGCAATCTTGCGCACGTCCCTGTGCTCAACCAGCGCATTTCCTGCTATCCGGCCTGTGCCCGGTACGACATTTAGGACGCCTGCAGGCAGACCGGCCTCCAGCATGAGTTCTCCCAAGCGCAATGCCGTCAGCGGGGCCTGCTCTGCAGGCTTCAGCACTCCGGCGCATCCGCTGGCAAGGATGGGGCCGATCTTCCAGATAGTCGAGGTCAGCGGCGCGTTCCACGGCGTGATCGAGCCCACCACGCCGATCGGCTCTTTCACGGTGTAAGAGAAATACTCCCCAGGCATCGAGTTCTGCATCGTATCGCCGTGGATCGTCGCTGCGAGGCCGGCATAGTAACGCAACTGCCCCACTGCTCGCTGCTTACGACCACGTGTAAGCGAAATTGGCGCTCCCATATCGAGAGTATCCAGCATCGCGATCTCTTCGAAGTTCTCTTCCACGAGATCCGCGAGCTTAAGCAGGATTCTTTGACGGTCAGCGGGCTTCATGCGTCCCCATTCACCTGCAAGCGCTCGATTCGCTGCCGCTACTGCCAGATCGATATCCTGGGCGTTCCCCATCGAGACCGTAGCGAGTAACTCGTTGTCGGCAGGGTTCCGTGTCTCAAACGTCTCCCCGCTCACTGAAGCGACGAACTTCCCATCAATCAAGAGGCCTTTGTGGCCGAACCGCGCTTCGCCCGCTGTTGGCGCGGACCGCGTCTGTTGCTCAATTTCACACAATATCGATACTCCTAGTCTGGTTAAGCATTAGCGTCGGTGGTAATAGGATCGGTCGTTTCGATGCTCCTGCGATAAGAAATCAGGTCCGCAATCGATCCGACGCTGAGGCTGTGCTTTCGCGCGAATGCGACCAATTCGGGCAGGCGAGCCATGCTGCCGTCTTCTTTCAGGATTTCACAGATCACGCCGCTTGGCTGCATTCCGGCAAGTCGAGCCAGATCGACCGACGCCTCTGTATGCCCTGCTCGCTCGAACACCCCACCCTCTCGCGCCACAAGGGGAAACATGTGTCCTGGTGACGAAATCGCTTCTGAACCCCAACTTGGATTGATCGCGGTTGCAATTGTGTGAGCACGATCGAAGGCCGAGATCCCAGTCGTAATACCAGTACGAGCCTCAATCGAAACCGTGAACGCTGTTTGCAGCGGCGTTTCATTGTTGGCAGTCATCATCGGAAGTTGCAGTCGGTCAGCTCGGGCCTGATCGAGCGTAAGACACACGAGGCCTCTGCCATACGTTACCATGAAATTGATCGCTTGAGGCGTCGCCATTTCGGCAGCGATGAAAAGATCACCCTCGTTCTCGCGACCCTCATCATCCACTAGGATGACCATTCGCCCGGCGCGCAAATCCTCTATGAGCTCAGTTGTCGAGACCAGAACATCCGCAACGTCCGCCTCCTGCTGCAAACTGACTGATACTTCATGGGCACGGGAACTTTGCATCGCTGATCACACTCCATAGACGTAGCCGGGATACGCCAGTCGCAACGGCGTGGCATAATTTTCCATGGAGCAATCCGCGTGCCAATTCCTTCAAAAATCACTTAACGGAGTTAAATCATATACTTAGAATGATAGCATAACTCGCTAACGGCGGTGAATTTATAAAATTCTCATCTCAGTCTCATTTGATTTGAGACGGTAACCGCTTGGCAGAAAATCTGCGACGCTTCTAAAATATTTATAAGCGGCTGTTGACAAACGAGATTGTTAGGCATGCTATTGTGGAATAAGACCAATAATGGGAACTTCAAATGCGTGCTTCAGACCATTACGCACGCGTCGAGGCTCGAATAAAGGAGCCCGCCGTAAGTGCAGAGCGCATCATGAGTGATACGTCCGCAACAGCGTCCTGGCGTCGTTGCGTGGAAGTTCATAACCTTGATCCATGTAACTTCAGATCATTGCCCATCATGGGGCATCGGGAGCTTAACCTCGAACGAGAACGCCTTGAAGATGCCCTTCTTCTGGCGAAAGAAGAGCTGGACGGGCTTTATCTAGCCGTAAAGTCGATAGGGTATTCGACATCTTTGGCGAACAAGGATGGTGTGCTAATCGTGGACAGCGCAGATCATGATTCTGCGAATTGGTGCGAATTCGATCGACCGGGTTCGGTTTGGACTGAAGCATACGGCGGCACGAACGGCGTCGGGACGTGTATTGCTACGGGAGAATTCACTACCGTTTTTCAAAACGAGCATTTCTTCTCCGATCTTTCGCCGACTGCATGCGTTGCGGCGCCGTTGTATGGCCCAAGTTGCGAGTTTTGGGGCGTTTTAAACCTTTCGATCAAGCGCGAGATGTTACAGGAAGAAACACATAAGCTTGCGGCCTCCATAACGCGCCAATATGCCCGCCGCCTCTCAGCGCGACTTTTCAAGAACAAGTTTCGCGAGACCTCAATATTTCAGTTCCGTGAAGATGGTGGTGATATCGGGCTTTTGGCGTTAGGCGAGGATCAGCTGCTCCTGGGGGCGAATGCAGCGGCGCGGAAGCTCCTCAATATTAACGAGCGCGAAATTAACTCTTCTACTATTTGGCGATTCGTCGAAAGGGATACGGCTCTCTTCAAATCAGGGGGGCGTTCACGAGATGTGAGCTTGCGGCTTAGAGACCGTCCAACTTTGGTTACTGGGAACATAAGCTTCGCCAGCAGGGTAACTACCTCCAAGGCTTCAAGCATTTCCAAGGCCCGTACTCCACTTCGGACCTTGCCAGGTTCAAGCGTCACGCTGGAAGATTGGGCGGGTGGCGACGCAAAAATGCAACGTTCCGCACAACTTGCTGAAAGAATTTTGTCCGCTGGCCTTCCGGTCTTGATACTTGGTGAGACCGGGACCGGAAAAGATACTCTGGCCCGCGCACTCCACCAAGCGAGCCCTCGTTCATCTGGTCCTTTTGTAGCATTTAACTGCGCGGCAGTGCCTGAGACCCTGATCGATAGCGAATTGTTTGGATATACGTCGGGCGCATTCACAGGAGCAAATAGGGAAGGGAATCAGGGGCGCGTTCTTGAAGCTCACGGCGGCACACTATTTCTCGATGAGATTGGCGATATGCCGATCTCGCTGCAGACGAGGCTTCTCCGCTTGCTGGAGACGAGGGAGGTAGTGCCGCTAGGATCGGGCAAAGCAACCCAAGTCGATATTCATGTCATAGCTGCGACAAACCAAAATCTTGAGCAGGCTATCGCAAAGAAGCACTTTCGAGAGGATTTGTACTACCGCCTTGCAGGTGCCGTAATCGACATTCCCGCTTTGAGAGATCGCAACGATGTCGGTCAGATCATAGATCGGCTGCTAGTAAGGCTTACTCCGGGCCAAATCGAGCTTGCTCCAAATGCGCGGCGGCTCTTGCTGGAGCATCGCTGGCCTGGAAATATCCGAGAACTTGTGAATGTACTGCGGCGGGCCGCAGCTGTGGCCAGCGAAGGGTTGATCACAGCCGACGATCTGATGCTTAGGGCAGCTTACCATAATGCGGATACTCATGATCCCATCCCCACAGCACGATCGGCCTCCCCGGCTGGACCTAAAGCTTGCTCGAACCAGCGTGAACGCGAGCTTCTCCTAACTGCGCTTTCGGAGTATCCCAGAGACGTGGAAGCCGCAGCTTCTTCTCTCGGAATGAGCAGAGCTACGATCTATCGAAAGATAAGCAAGCATGCTATCGATCTCAAAACTATCTACTCGTGAGAATTCTCGAGAAGTGGGTTATCCGAAACCGAGTATCCAAATCCGTGAACCTTAAAGTGTATAAATTTCAGTTATTTAAATAGGGCGTCCGCCGCCTGGCACGTCGTTTGCATCTTGCTCCTCATTAGAAATCAGGAGAAAGACAATGGATCATCTTTTCAAAGAGGCCATGGCAAGATTAACAGGTGTTGTGACCGTCATAACCACAGGCAAGGACGAAGGCCGGTGTGGACTGACAGCAACTGCGGTCTGCAGCCTCTCCGCCAATCCACCATCCATTCTCGTTTGCGTTAATGGCTCTGCGAGCGCACATGATTCGATCGTGGAAAACGGCTACTTCGGCGTAAACGTTCTAGCGCCGCGGCAGGCCTGGATCGCAAACCGGTTCGCCGGAATGGATGGACGAAAGGGCGTAGCCCGATTCGACGATGCTGTCTGGAACCAGACGGAAGGCGGTGCGCCGCTACTCGAAGGGGCCCTCATCAGTTTGGACTGCGAACTTGGCTCCCGGTTTGACGGCTATTCGCACAGCATCCTTCTCGGCAATATCAAGTCCATCAAGCTCAGCGATGTCTCAGAGGAGAGCTGCCTCCTCTGGAGAGGACGCAAGTATCACCAGAGCAACGAGCTTGCCACCTCTCACGCTTGAACTAACCCTGGCCGGTGACCGTCCAACCGATTAGCGGCCAGTTCACGACTAATATCTCATCGATCCTCATTGATATCTACTCCCGTCGCAACCGAGTCTCAGTCTCAATCTCAGCGCCTCCAGAAGCTAAATAATTCAATAGATACAATTATTTAAAATCTGGCATGTCCTTTGCTTGGTATTTACTGAGTAGTGATGCCGCACCGCTGGCAATGCTCAAAACAACGCTATTGAATTAGTCTGGCCGCCAACAGGGCGGGGAAGGAAATAAAATGGATCTTGGCCTTTTCATGCAACCGCTTCACGATCCAAAGAAGCGCACGATTACCGAAATGTTGGAACAGGACCGGGAAGCAGCGCTTTTCATCGACAAGGTCGGTTTCGATGAAATCTGGGTCGGCGAACACTATTCGTCGAGCATCGAGCCGATCGTCAATCCTCTGCAGTTTCTTGCATCGATCATGGCGGACACAAAACTTAAGCTTGCCACCGGCGTGCTCAATCTGCCGCAGCATCATCCCGCGACAATCGCTGGCGATGTCGCCCAGCTAGACCACATGTCGAAGGGGCGCGTCATCATGGGGGTTGGTCCCGGCGGTCTGGCCAGCGACTTCGAGCTGTTTGACACTATGGACAAGAACCGTGGTGAGATGCTGGGCGAATCCGTTCGTATGATCCATGAGATCTGGGCCTCCAACCCGCCATACAACATCCCAGGCAAGTACTGGAATGTTAAGGTTCAGGACACGATCCACGAAAAGCTCGGCTTTGGTCCGATGCTGAAGCCTTTCCAGAAGCCCTACCCGCCGGTAGTCGTCTCGATCATGTCCCCGAACTCGAAGTCTGCATACGTTGCCGGCCAGAAGGGTTGGGGCATCGCCTCGGCGAACTTCATTCAGTCGGTCTGGGCCAAGACGCACTGGGAACAGTATGCGATGGGTTGTGAAGCCGCAGGGATCAAACCAGATCGTAAGAACTGGCGTGTCGGACGCTCTATCCTCGTCGCTAGCAGCGATCAGGAAGCGGCGGATTACCTGGCGCAGGAAGGCAACGCGTACGCTTGGTACTACGACTTCGTTATCGATGATATGCGCACCTACAATATCGAAGGCGTCCTGAAGCAGGATCTCAGCATGCCGAGCGATGATATCACCCTGCAATATTGCTTGGACACCATGGTGATCTCCGGCTCGGCCAAGACCGTTCTCGACAAGCTCATTGCGTTCGTCGACGAAATGGGCGGACCATTCGGCGGCTTGCTTGCAGGCTTCAAGGAATGGGATCATCCCGAAGTGCAGAAGCAGTCATTGCAACTGCTTGCCGAAGACGTCATGCCGAAGCTGCGCGCATACTGCGCGTCCAAGAAGGCAGCCTAATTTTTCAAGCCGGCTCGCTTCGCGAGCCGGCACTAAGGAGCGGATTATGAATTTAATTCGATACTTGATATGGTCCAACCGGGTTAAAATTGACTGGGCTAGCACACTGTGGGAGCTCCTGAAACGAATTCGTGGTCGAGACGACAAAATCCATTTGAAGAAATCGGACGACAACCGCTAAATCGGGGCAAATGGTTTCATTATGTCCGACTATTTTTCTGAACGATTGGCGACACGGCTGACGTTCTTCAATTTCGGCTTCGCAATGTCGGCATGGGCACCGATCGTCCCCCTAACGAAGGCTAGGCTGGGACTTGACGATGGAGAACTGGGATTTCTCCTTCTTTGCTTCGGCATGGGATCAATGGTAGCGCTGCCCTTGTCGGGCGCTGCCTGCGGACGGTTTGGAGTACGGGCGACAATTCTGGTCGCGTCGTTTGTCCTGTTCGTGGTTTTCCCGATGCTCGTCCTTGTGGCCAATCCACTGACTTTATCGATTGTCTTGTTCTTTTTCGGAGCGAGCATTGGTGCGATCGATGGCGTCGTGAACATCCAGGCAATACAGGTCGAAAGGCTTTGCGCCCGAAAGATGATGTCAGGGTTTCACGCTCTTTTCAGTATTGGTAGCATCTGCGGTCCTGCCATCGTCGCAGCGATGCTCACCTATGGTCTTTCATTGCCAGCAATTGCGGCGGTCGCGGTGGCGGTCATAGCACTTGTCACTGCTGCGTCGTTCCCCGGTCTTATCACTGGGTCCTTGGACAGCAATGGAGCGCTCTTTGCGATCCCTAGAGGTCAGGTGCTCGCCATCAGCCTGTTCTGCTTCACCGTTTTCCTGATCGAAGGTGCAATGCTGGACTGGAGCGCCGTGTTCCTGACATCAGAAAAATCCATTGAACCTGCAAGCGCAGGACTTGGCTACACCTCGTTCGCCATTGCAATGACCTTCGGTCGTCTCAGCGGCGACTATTGGGTTCGGCTGCTTGGGGCCAGGCGGCTTGTCCTTTGCGGAGCGATCGCTTCGGCAACCGCTTTGTTCATGGCGACAATAACCCCGGATTGGCCGACAACGCTGGGATGCTACTTCGTCGTC carries:
- a CDS encoding GMC family oxidoreductase, translating into MPDYIIVGGGSAGCTIAGRLSEDEAVSVALFEAGPSDKSPWIHLPVTYYKTCKSSLLQRFKLETLKHQNNLETDTGQARVLGGGSSVNAMIYIRGCPEDYDRWAASGAEGWRYQDVLPFFKKAEGNERFSNDQHGSNGPLTVSDQRQTLPISKAWVKACQEAGIPYNPDFNSGNQAGAGLYQLTTRDGRRCSAVVAYLNPARNRRNLKVHTGKQITRILIQSGRAYGIEYIENGAVKTLRADKEVIVCSGALGSPKLLLQSGIGPADELKSVGVTVAHDLAGVGKNLQDHTDCFLVYDLKEASSYDKYKKFRWQAAAALQYGLFGNGPISSNVCEGGAFWHGDPNDPVPDLQYHFLAGAGVEEGVDSTPSGNGCTVNVYACRPHSRGEIRLRSSDPSVAPIVDPNYLAEQYDVDRMIDGVRIGQDIMSQPSIAKFVRASHLPSAQLKTRSDFDAFVRKHTQGAYHLSGACKMGTDEMAVVDPQLRVRGIDGLRVADSSIMPYVTSGNLNAPSIMIGERASSFIKGNRV
- a CDS encoding FAD-dependent oxidoreductase, giving the protein MQMTDSQIASMNGKRAVELHERSWWLDEALHYEKAHNALPVLKGEVYADVAIVGGGYTGLWTAVQLKIERPDLNVIVIEANICGAGASGKNAGKVHGYWMSLSSLASSLGKEDALEVARLGSVAQQHITDFVKASDVDVWWLEGGGLKVATTADHEAKLRKTAQTMIELGSGSKAKLLSARQVSEHCSSPSFRNGIFYPEEATVHPARLARAIRAHALALGVKVFENTPALLIKEGRRPQVTTPDGIISADHVVLATNVGLLKQPDVAAKVVAFSSYALVTDPNEDIVGTSGWKSDCSLSDSRMFLHYSRKTADGRVLFGAGSGPIGYGSRVEAKSLSMDTDTVERVERGFRHLFPHVTDMQPSRAWGGAIDVSSDRLPFARTKPGTNVHYACGFSGHGINPSYIMGRCLASLVLGKDNEWTRSAFCTRALPNLPPEPFRYLGGRMIRSSILACEDADERDQKAPAIARMMSRLPELLNLRIGVR
- a CDS encoding RidA family protein, encoding MSASEITRIDPIGRLSKVVVVNGGVYLSGLTSRNKELDVKVQTADILKQIEEYLEKAGSSKERLIRVNIWLNNIDDFDAMNSVWDTWVNKDHQPARATVESRLAAGGNLVEMMATAVV
- a CDS encoding aldehyde dehydrogenase family protein, which gives rise to MEQQTRSAPTAGEARFGHKGLLIDGKFVASVSGETFETRNPADNELLATVSMGNAQDIDLAVAAANRALAGEWGRMKPADRQRILLKLADLVEENFEEIAMLDTLDMGAPISLTRGRKQRAVGQLRYYAGLAATIHGDTMQNSMPGEYFSYTVKEPIGVVGSITPWNAPLTSTIWKIGPILASGCAGVLKPAEQAPLTALRLGELMLEAGLPAGVLNVVPGTGRIAGNALVEHRDVRKIAFTGSTGVGQEIVARARGTLKKVTLELGGKSPDIIFADADLAKAIPAAAMGVFVNSGQICSAGTRVLVERSIYDEVVKGMSAFAKTLKVGFGTDPETQIGPLVSAQQLERVAKYADIGKAEGATTAVGGNRILTDGLNDGYFFEPTVFANVTNNMAIAKEEIFGPVASIIPFDTEEEAVQVANDSEYGLGAGVWTTNAARAHRVSHNIESGIVWVNCYGLLDAAVPFGGYKMSGYGRESGPHHLDEYLQVKSVVMNIAK
- a CDS encoding sigma-54-dependent Fis family transcriptional regulator — encoded protein: MSDTSATASWRRCVEVHNLDPCNFRSLPIMGHRELNLERERLEDALLLAKEELDGLYLAVKSIGYSTSLANKDGVLIVDSADHDSANWCEFDRPGSVWTEAYGGTNGVGTCIATGEFTTVFQNEHFFSDLSPTACVAAPLYGPSCEFWGVLNLSIKREMLQEETHKLAASITRQYARRLSARLFKNKFRETSIFQFREDGGDIGLLALGEDQLLLGANAAARKLLNINEREINSSTIWRFVERDTALFKSGGRSRDVSLRLRDRPTLVTGNISFASRVTTSKASSISKARTPLRTLPGSSVTLEDWAGGDAKMQRSAQLAERILSAGLPVLILGETGTGKDTLARALHQASPRSSGPFVAFNCAAVPETLIDSELFGYTSGAFTGANREGNQGRVLEAHGGTLFLDEIGDMPISLQTRLLRLLETREVVPLGSGKATQVDIHVIAATNQNLEQAIAKKHFREDLYYRLAGAVIDIPALRDRNDVGQIIDRLLVRLTPGQIELAPNARRLLLEHRWPGNIRELVNVLRRAAAVASEGLITADDLMLRAAYHNADTHDPIPTARSASPAGPKACSNQRERELLLTALSEYPRDVEAAASSLGMSRATIYRKISKHAIDLKTIYS
- a CDS encoding flavin reductase family protein; this translates as MDHLFKEAMARLTGVVTVITTGKDEGRCGLTATAVCSLSANPPSILVCVNGSASAHDSIVENGYFGVNVLAPRQAWIANRFAGMDGRKGVARFDDAVWNQTEGGAPLLEGALISLDCELGSRFDGYSHSILLGNIKSIKLSDVSEESCLLWRGRKYHQSNELATSHA
- a CDS encoding LLM class flavin-dependent oxidoreductase; the protein is MDLGLFMQPLHDPKKRTITEMLEQDREAALFIDKVGFDEIWVGEHYSSSIEPIVNPLQFLASIMADTKLKLATGVLNLPQHHPATIAGDVAQLDHMSKGRVIMGVGPGGLASDFELFDTMDKNRGEMLGESVRMIHEIWASNPPYNIPGKYWNVKVQDTIHEKLGFGPMLKPFQKPYPPVVVSIMSPNSKSAYVAGQKGWGIASANFIQSVWAKTHWEQYAMGCEAAGIKPDRKNWRVGRSILVASSDQEAADYLAQEGNAYAWYYDFVIDDMRTYNIEGVLKQDLSMPSDDITLQYCLDTMVISGSAKTVLDKLIAFVDEMGGPFGGLLAGFKEWDHPEVQKQSLQLLAEDVMPKLRAYCASKKAA
- a CDS encoding MFS transporter, which codes for MSDYFSERLATRLTFFNFGFAMSAWAPIVPLTKARLGLDDGELGFLLLCFGMGSMVALPLSGAACGRFGVRATILVASFVLFVVFPMLVLVANPLTLSIVLFFFGASIGAIDGVVNIQAIQVERLCARKMMSGFHALFSIGSICGPAIVAAMLTYGLSLPAIAAVAVAVIALVTAASFPGLITGSLDSNGALFAIPRGQVLAISLFCFTVFLIEGAMLDWSAVFLTSEKSIEPASAGLGYTSFAIAMTFGRLSGDYWVRLLGARRLVLCGAIASATALFMATITPDWPTTLGCYFVVGLGVSNLAPIFFSAAGDQKKMPEHLAVAAIASIGYSGILVGPAIIGFVSHASGLKSSFILLAILMATVTMSRLALPAIRS